Genomic DNA from Prunus persica cultivar Lovell chromosome G1, Prunus_persica_NCBIv2, whole genome shotgun sequence:
GGGGTGCGGCGGGGCTGGGGTCATAGCTTATGATTGCAACAGCTGGAAAGGTGAGCCCCAGGGAGGTGCCATGAGTTTGCGAGTCTGAGTCTGAGTCTGGGGCAGGAGTGATCGATTCGGGCCTAGGTGCTGAGGAGGGCAGAATTGGGTGGAATTCAATATCCACATACTCTGAAGAAGACGATACCTATAAATGTTCAAATGGAAAATGCTTTcgttaaataaaacatgacGAGATGTGTAAACACGACCCGTGGAGGGATGTAAACAGAAGTAACCTTTGTGATGAGAACTGTATCCAAGGAAAACACATTCAAGGGTGCGGTTGGTGAGTATATTTTTAGTATATAGTCCAAGGTCAAGGAAACAAGAACATCCAAACACTCGGAGATGAGAGTAGGAGGGAGGATGTTGAAAGAGACTAGTGTATGGGGTGTCCTATTGAAAATTAGGAGTAGGTAGGAGGTTGATGAAATGGACAGCAGTGAGGGCAGCTTTAACCCAGAGATTGTAGGGAGTATGAAAAGTGGTAAAGAGGGTACAGATCATGGTGGCAATGTGTCTGTGTTTACGTCCAGCTAGGCCATTTTGTTGGGAAGTGTTGGGACCTAAGAATTGTTGGTGAATGCCTAGTTGACTACAAAGATCAGAGAAAACATTATTAACGTATTCAGTGCCATTGTCACTTTGAAGGATTTGCACAGTGGTgtgaaattgatttttaaCCATGGCAAGAAAGGTTTGAAAGTAATAAAAGACTTCATTTTTACTGTGCATAGGATAGATCCAGGAGTAACGGAAAAATTCATATGTAAACAAGACATAATAGCAATAACCAATGACAGAAATGACCAGGGACATCCatacatcagagtgaattaaataaaaaggagaTGAGGCAAAAGTTTTATTACTAATAAAGGATAGTTTGGTGGATTTGCTAAGTGCACAATCCTTATAGAAAGCATGAGAGACTTTTAAGCTTAGGGACGGCGCTAAGTGAGAAAGCACAGGATGAAATGGAAGGCCAAGGAGATGATGCCAAGCAGGAGAGTGCACGGTGGTAAGGGCACGGGGGGCAGTGGATGAGTGAGAGGAGAGGGAAAGTGGGTAAAGACCATCTTTAAAAGAGTCCTGAAAGAGTAATGAACAAGTACGTAAGTCATAGATTTGATAAAATTCAGGagtaaaagaaaactaaattatCACAAGTAAAACGggcaacaaaaagaagattagTACAAAGAGAGGGAAGACAAAAGATACTTTGAAGAGAGAACTTGTGAAAACctaaaggaagagaaagagagccagtatgagagatagagagagaatctCCATTACCAAGAAATACAGAATTATTACCCTGATATGGCTGTTGATTTTGGAGATTAGAAGGACTACCAGTCATGTTATGAGTGGCACCTGTGTCAGAGTACCAAGTAGAGTCAGGTGGCTGCATGAATTGAGCCCCAGCAAAGGAAGGAAAGGATTTTGGGCCATTGTAGTGATGTGACATGTTGCAGTAGTATGTTGATTGGTATTGCAGGTGGTGCACCAAGCGGGTCCCAATACACCAAAAGATGAGTTGGGCCGGGCAGAGTGTTTGCTAGAAGCAGCAGATTAGGCCTAAGGGGGGTGAAAGGAAGGCTAATTACTTTGAGGTCCAGAACTTGGAGCAAAAAGAGGCCATGGTTAATTAGGCCTTTGGGGCTGCAGGGAGCCATTCCATGGGTTGCTCCAGGAAGGTGAGAAGTTGTGTTAGCTATCACGGCCACGACGCCTGTTGCTGGAGGAGTCACCACCACAGTGAGAATTAAAGGAAGTTTGACCGGTGGTGTAAGGAGAAGTTTGGATGACTATTAGCGTTGTGTTTTGATAAGGAGAGATTCAAGGAGCCTGTGCGTCGAAAACTAACAAATGAGCACGAAGATCAGCAAAGTCAAGAAGCAGAGGAAAATTGAGAATTGCTATGACTAGCATTTTGTAATCAGGTCCTAAACACTGGAGCACAGTTGCGACAAGTTCTTTTGGGGAGACATGTTCATTAATGGCAGCCAATGAATCGGCAAGGGACTTAGCGTGATAAAGGTAAGCATCAATGGGTTGAGAGCCTTTTTGCATATCCATGAGTTGAAAACGAAGAGTAGATTCACTGGCCATACTGGATTGAGAGAAGTGGCATTGGAGACACTCCCAAAGATCCCGGGCAGAGGTGCAACCGATGGTGAGAGAGAGTGGACTCAGAGAGTGTACTGGTGATGTAGCTAACAATGAGTTGGTCTTGTTGGTACCACTGAGCATGAGCGGGATTGGTTCGGGTAAGAGTGGCGGTGGTAGTTGTGGGTGTTACGGTGGTAGAAGTGGAGGTTTAGGCAGAAGGTTGTTTATGAGTGTCATCGATAAATTTCCAGAGGTCATGACCGACTAAAAAGGGTCTGAGTTGGTAGAGCCAAATGAGATAGTTTGAGTCAGTAAGCTTGATAAATTGAGAAGAGTTGGGGCTAGGGAGGGAGATGGTGGATTCAGACAAAGCCATGAGGTGGACCTAAAAGAGAGGATTGGATTGAATAAGGGAGAGGGAGGAAATCCTAGGTTAGGCTAATACCatgtagaaaatatatttccttGTATCAAACAGATTACACAAAGTCCCTATTTATACTAATACAAGATATCTACTTAAGGTAGGAAATAATATACACATGAATACAATCCGATTTACAGCAGGTTGCTCGAAGGAGATTGTGAAGTTGACTTCCATGTGTGCTGGGAAAGGAAAGTTGCGTTGACATTATCATcgaagaattgaaaattttggcatgattaataatatattgactagaaaaaaaacactttgAGACAAGAAATGGAACCCAAAGAACCTGCTTGCTTGTTTCCTTATATAAATATTCTATTGTTCCACATACCAACCACCTATGgactataatttttaatttggtgtCCTAGTAATTGAGAGATTTAATATCCTTGAACTGTTAAATGCTGATTAGGTCTCCGTTTGTTTCGTGAAATTTTGAGGCTGCAGTTTAGTGCTTTGATTCATAGCCGGGGTCATAGAGCATCACTGGTAGAGCTTATAAATCAAAAGGAGGTCGTAGGGGATCTTTTCAACCAACTTCGGCTCGCCTCGCAAAGGCGAACTAAAGGACGCCCTGCTCAAGTAAGCTTTATCCATCACTGAATTCTTGTAATGTATAGTGATAATATctcaatatatttttcatatctcCTCTTTTTTATGCTTGTATCTGTATCCTTGAGCATTAAACAATTACTGCTTTAATTAACAAATATTGTTTGATCACCGTTGCATGTATTTGAGTATAGAAGTCAAGATGATCTGGTTATCATTTGAACATTTCTATACTAATACATAAGTGCAACTCTTAATTCTGGTGTTACCTCTGAACCGAATCCATgctacattttctttttcccattAAGCATCACCACTCAGCAAACAGTATGAACTCCTAATCCAAGAGTGTGGACCAAGAGATGATAGAACTGGaaacataaaagaagaaatggttTGTATAATGTAGTGCTTCTTAATTTTATCTGAACTTTTCTGCACTTTCAGACCCTTGCTGCAACAAACTTGGATGATCAAGAACTCTCAGAAAGCATGCAAAAGCTACTTATAGTTATGCAAAGACTGGACCAGAAAATTGCTCCAATGCTAGAAGCAGATGGAGAGCTCTTCAACAAAAGGTAAGATGGGGTTAGGAAACATACGGAattgatttttcttattaCTAGTGTATATCTGTGGAAAatgtttcatttataaatatacaGTTGACCTCTTGAACCTGCTGTGCATTAGGTGGGGATTTCTTTCCCGTGCAGGGTTGTGGGATAAAAGCTATTTGATGAGACAAATTGAGAAGTATGTTCTTTTTTCCGACAGTTCATATTTCATTCATCACAGGACTCTGGTTGACGTCTGtgacagaaagaaaaatttatattttgagtGTCCTTAACAATGATTCTCTCAATTCTTTTTCATCTTACAGGTATGCCGATATATATACCTCCAGGGTGTCAAATTTCTTGCATTATACACCTTTCATGTACTTCCGCTCACAGGAACAGGTAACTACTAAACACCAAAGCTTAAATTGTTAAGGAATGCCAACATTGTCATCTTCACGCACAACCTTGCACGTTGAAAGGCGGACCGTATAAATTATCAAATGAGTAGAGAATGAGGATTTGAGATTTCGAACTTAAGACCTCTTGTAACCAAAACTCTGATACTGTAACTAAGCAAGCAATACATGACTACTTTACAACCCTCAACTTTTTGAAAGAGCACTTATATGCCTTATGCCTTTTACCACTGCAGACGCTTGCTCATGATTCGTACTCATACTAATGTTCGAGGTTTAACGGGTCTGCTGTGGATGACGAGGTCGACTGTATGGTGTAGAAGTGCATTTTTGGCTATAAATATTGCTCAAGTTGACCATGTTGACCATGCTAATTATTGTAGTACCTTGACTCCATTGTTTTTCTGTATGAATGATCAGTGCTTATAGACTAATAATGTTTGATTACTAATTAGTAATCAGTGCTTATCCAATGATCAGTGGATTGTTTATGCCAGACAGATTAACAACATGAGGTTATTTTCATCCATTAAAACTGAACCCGTGACATAGTATTTTGCCCCTACGTTGCTAGAATTCAAAGTGTCGATTATATGGAAACATGTATGCGCATGCGAGCTGTGAGAGGCTAGTCAACTGGCGATACCAGTCAGTAACCAGCCTCTCACAGTTAGGACGCACTTGGAATGTTTTGCATATATAAAGCATTTCTTTTCTAATAAAAATAGATCCAGAAACTAACTTTGTTTTGGGAAATTCTAACAAAGCATTTCCTTCCTACCTTTGTTCCGTCCTTTCCCATAGGTTATTAGAGGCCTTGCCATAGACAAAGAGAAAGGCAACTTAGTGAAGGCTGAtcgattttgttttgtaaaaaggGCTACGCATGGCACGAAGATGCTATCTAATCGAGCTGTAAGGTACACTATGAAGCTTTTATTTTCGTTAGTCTCATAGTGCAAATGCAAAGCAGGCATTCAGTGTGCGGTTAAAACATTAGCAATAAGAACTTCCTATGAAAGTTCCTATTATCAGATTTATTACTCTGGTTCTTCCAATATGGCACGAAGATGCTATATAATTGTTTCATTCGGTCCGCCATGGATGAATTGAATTAAAATCTAACTGAAGACTGTGAATTTGAATTCGAATAcaaattgaagttggattGGGAAGAAGGAATTGGggattttattaaaaaggacAATTAGCCAGCTCACTGGATGACATTTTCTGAGGAGATGAGGCCTCTCCTCAATATTTAAAGACGTAAAACACATGAAATTGAATGAGCCCTTCAAGTGGAGCTTACAAGAACGAAGgataataaaacaaatgatCTGCTCCTATTGGTAATTTACCTCTctgaataaaattacattacatactttctttttctttggataaaaagaatataaaagcTATCTAAGATGAGGCACTTGCATGCAATGCTACCAAAGAAGCATAAATGCCATCCTTGATACCGATCAAAGTTTCATGCTTTCCTTTCTCTGCAATGACTCCATTTTTCACCACTGCGATTACATCCGCACCCTTTATTGTGGATAACCGATGGGCAACCACGATTGTGGTTCGATCCACCATGATTCGGTCCAATGCATCTTGAACCACTCGTTCCGATTCAGCATCAAGAGCACTTGTGGCTTCATCTAGTAGTAGTATCTTTGGTGCCTTCATTATAGCTCGTGCAATTGCCACCCTTTGCTTCTGTCCACCAGACAATTGAATCCCCCGCTCTCCTACTATTGTATCATAACCCTGCATTGTTTTTCCAAACTTAACATGGTTAATCTTCAACGTTCCAAATAAAATTCTGTGAATTTTCATGAACTAGTCCTTCTCGTTTATGCAGCACCATGGCAATAGATTATATTATAGTATTTGTGGccaaaagaaattgacaagCTTGTTGATTTTGTAGTGCCTACCTGTTGTAAACTACTGATGAACTTGTGAGCATTTGCCAATTCTGCAGCAGCTATAATTTCAGCCTCTGTTGCATTCCCTTCCTTTCCATATGCAATGTTGGCTCTGATAGTGTCATTAAACAATACAGGCTCCTGGCTCACCAGTCCCATTTGCTGTCTCAACCACTTGAGCTGTAGCTTTTGGATTTCAAATCCATCTAATGTAATGTGACCTGAATCAGGGTCATAAAATCTCTGCAACAATGAGACGACTGTTGATTTCCCACTTCCACTTTCTCCAACCAAAGCAACTGTCTGAATAACagaattcaaatttgtaaGTCCCAGAAACTCGAATTAGACTACAAGGACCAAATCTTATGCATTGTTTGAAATgagtaaaagaacaaaactgtTACCAAGTTACCTTGCCATGATGAATGGTCAAGCAAAGATCCTGGAAGATTGGTACATCAGGTCTAGTTGGATACTTGAAACTGACATGGCGAAGTTCAATTTCTCCCTTCACATTTTCTATAGTTGTTCCAGATTCATCACTAGAGTCTATTTTTGATTTCCGGTCAAGAATGGCAAATATGGAAGCAGCAGAGCTCTTTACTTTACCAAGATTAGGGGCTAGGGAACCTGACTGAGACACTCCAATAGCTGTCATCGCGAGAGCAAAGAAAACCTGCAAACCAGGGAAATGTTAACAACCGACTGAATGGACTAATGAAGATTTAATTCTCAAGTAACACGTATTTAGCAGAGTTCGGATTCTCTGCTAATGTTTTCTCATCTATTTACTTACTAGAAGACTTGTAGCGCAAGGCATAAAAACTTACCCGGAAAACATCAGAGAATGTTGTCTTGCCTGCTGCAACAAGTCGGGCTCCAGCATAAAAACTGCAGGCAtacacagaaaaaagaaaaaagaacgaTAGCCCAAAACCTATCCCGCTGATTAATCCTCGTCTTATCCCTGTCTTAATAGGCCCTTCACATTTCTTCTGGTACAATTCAATCACCTTCTCTTCAGCACAAAAGGAAGCAATTGTTCGAATACTCCCCACTGCATCATTGGCTACTTGACTTGCGTCCTCGTACATTTTCTGcaacaatttaaaattttcagcaTTGACAAAAAGGATTGgtcttatatatattatgtatgtCGTATTGGATGGTGTTTTGACTGCACCAGCTACAAGTTCTATACTAATTTTGTAAAGTTTGGACTTTGGAGAAATACCTTTGCATCTGCACTGAATCCTTTCAAGAACTTGACTTGAGCATAACCAGTTAATCCTAATAGAGGCATCAAAACCAGGATTATAAAAGCAAGTTGCCAATTTGCCACAAaagcaatacacaaaccagcAATTGCAGTTGCTGAATTCTCAACCAGCAACcctagagcatctccaaccaCCCCACGCAGAGAAGCTGCATCTGCGGAAAGCCTTGCACCAATTGCACCACTTGAGTGCTCAGGATCGTCAAACCAACTTACTTCCATGTAAACCACCTTCTCATAGCACATTGATCGAACTCGTTTTATTAACTTACAGCCTGCCACAGCAAAAAAGTATTGTCTTGCTGGCATTGCTATGAAAGTTGCCACTCCAAGAACAATGAAGATTAATGACCAAAACTTCGAATCCTTACGGAGTTGAGGAGGTGGCTCGTAGAAGGTCTTGATTACACTGGATATCAATATCGCAAAAATAGGTAAGATTGCCCCATTGACAGCTGCAGCTATAGTACCTAGTAATAATACTGGGATCTCTGGCTTGTTCAGGTAAGCCAGGCGGCGAAGTGAGACTTCTGGAGACACTCTTGATGATGCGGAAGCAGGAGTATGACGTCCTGCAGATGCTGTTTCAAGAGAATCGACCGCAGTGGGCACCCCGTATGAGATTGAGAAGGAATGACGGTTACTATTTTCTCTTCCAGATGATCCCCGGCTTATGGATCGTAAGTTTGAAAATCTTTGACTTGAATGTCTTCGAGAATCCACGCTGCTAAGCCTTTCGTGATCATTTACAGCAGTCTGTTCTGACACGCTGCTCATTTCTTGCAACATTATAAGCTGGCTATAAGCTCCTTCAGGGTCCTTAATTAGCTCAGAATGTGGACCTGCTCAGTTGAAAACGATCAGTATGTGAAATACCCATGGAATAAGAACAAGATGAATAGTAACATTATGTTGAACTATTAGACAATACGATTTGGCCTTCAAATGGCAGAACAGGACAACATAAACAAGTGCATTACCTTTTTCGACAATTGTTCCTCGATGTATAACAGCAATGGTGTCAGCATTCCTTACTGTGCTTAAGCGGTGGGCTACAACGACAGTAGTCCGGTTGATCATAATTCTGTCCAGTGCCTCCTGCACAATGCTCTCAGATTCTGCATCAAGAGCACTTGTGGCTTCATCTAAAAGTAGAATCCTTGGGTCTTTGAGAATTGCTCTAGCTATTGCAACTCTCTGCTTTTGGCCCCCAGATAGCTGAGTTCCATGCTCACCAACCATTGTGTCTAGTCCCTAAATGCATAAATCACAAAAtcacaaataagaaaaaaggaattgAATGAGTTGATCGAAATAATCAAGAGTTTTTAGAAAACTCATGTGATCTCTCTAtatttccatctttttatGTAACAAAATGATAAGATCACTGGATGTCTCAATAAGCTTCCATGGTCGTGGAAATTAAGAATTCACACAAAAAGTTCAGAGAACAAAATACCAGAACTTAGACGAAAGTTTAAATGAATTTAACCTGGGGCAGTTTGTCTATGAATTTAGCAGCATTGGCAAGCTCAGCAGCGGCCCTTATTTCTTCAGTGGTTGCACCATCCTTCCCATAGGCAATATTATCTTTAATGCTACAAGTAAATAAAACAGGTTCCTGGCTGACAAGGCCTATTTTCTGTCTGATCCATTTCAGCTGGAACTCTTTGAGATTAATACCATCAATAAGAACTTCGCCAGCTAGAGGGTCATAAAATCTCTCAATCAAACTGATTACAGTTGATTTACCACTTCCACTCTCTCCAACCAAAGCAGCAGTTGCACCACTAggaattgagagagaaaatccatCGAATATTTGTTCATCCGGTCTTGCAGGATAACTAAAATAAACATCCCTCAGTTCTATGTCCCCACGGATATCATGTAATTGTTGCCCATTAGTGTCAGAAGCATCAATCTCTGGCTTTCTGTCAATTGTCTCAAACATCTTATAAGCTGCAGCTTGTCCAGCAGCAAATGCACTCAAGCATGGAGATGCCTGCCCAAGAGACCTGAAAATTTATCATAGAAACATTGTTATATCTTGATCTTCTGAAGAAtctcatatcaaattttggaCTGAAGCGGGGAGGGGGAGTAGTCAGTAGATCAGGCAAAAATGCAAACATGTTAACTAGTACAATAGTTGTACTAGGATCAACAAATTTGTTCATTAAATTTTACTGAAATGCAACTTACATGGAGCCAGTCAACACAGCGAAAACTACATTGATGACTTCTCCTCCTGTATATCCTTTTTCAAGTATCATCTTTCCTCCAAACCATATAGCCAGAGCATAACTACACATCATAATCAGCATAACCGAACCCATTCCGAACCCAGATGCCAAACCCTCTTGCACACCAGAGTTGTAAGCTTTAATTAAGGAGTTGTTGTAATTAGTTATAGCTTGCTTTTCTCCAGTGAACGATGCAACCTGAATTGGGAACACCAATCAGTTTTAGTTCTACTCTAAGGAaatagaaataataatatatatttttaaagatcTTAAAGACAAGTAGGCCTACTGTTCTGATTGAACCAATTGTCTGCTCTACCACAGTTGCTGCCACTGAATAAGCAGTTTGTCCACTGGATGCCATCTTTGATATAAGTATGCCCATGAAGGCACCAGAGAGGACAAGAAGGGGGATAGAAGATAGCATGACAAGGGTGAGAAGCCATCCCTTAATAAATGCTATAACAAAGCCTCCTACGAATGTTGCAATTAACTGGATAAAAGTTCCTACCTGCAATAAGAATGAAAGAATGAGAGGTTACTGGAGAAAATAGCAACAACTTAAGGCTTTTGTGTGTGGCATGTAAATACCTTCTCGCCCATGGCCTCTTGAATGAGCACAGTATCACCTGACATCCTCCCAACAATTTCCCCAGTGTTAATTTCTTTATCAAAAAAGCCAACATCTTGCCTCAATATTGTTTTCAAGTATAAACTTCTTATTCGAGCAGCCTGTCTCTCTCCAGTGACCATCCAGCAAGACATCTCTGGCATATAGAAAAAGTTACTATTCTCAGTTCGAAAAAAGCCAAATTATTTGTTTGCTGCACCAGCAGGCAGTTCAGTGTACTTACGTAGAAATGCAGCTGCAGCAGCTCCCACCGCCAAGTAGACAAACTTTAGAGCCACCTGAGAATGTTGATTAAGCCTTGTTCATTACAATTTCAACTAAGTTAAAGGAACCAGAGAACCAAAATGGATCTTAAAACAGAAGTAAGCTCACAGTTCTGATAGAATTGGATACAACGAAGTATTGAGTAGAATTTTGTTCTTTACTATTGCCTGGTTGACTCAATTGCTATGAAGATGTTACATTAACAGAGATAACTATCTACCTGTTTATAGTCACACAATATTTACCTTGGAAACTGCATCAACCACATCTTTATTATTCCCACTTCCTCCAAAGGAGTTAATTACATCTCCAAAGATTATGGTCATTAGAGGCATACAGACCCCATTTCCAATAGCGCTGATTGTACCAACAGACATTAACAGGTAATCCAAGGAATCAGCAAAGGAGAAAAGCTTGTAATATGGTACTGTTTTGGTGCCATCCTCCTTGCTCTTGCTTCTATCTTGGGGGTTGTTTTGAGAGTCCTCCACTACTGCTGAGTGGCCGTTCGATGCTGCTGTTCCCTGCTCCCTTATTACATTTCCATTCGCATGATTTTCCTTAGCCATGTTTTTCACAGCAATAGTAGAGCTGCTATATTTTACAAGAAGCACCTCAGAGAAGTAAGTTGCTACTATGTCTGACGGAGAACTTGATTAGAGCTGCAAGACAAAACATTTATGGTTTGGATTAGGaactagatttttttttccttttggggaACTAAATTGACTATACAAACCAAGAATAATTTGCCAACTGATTCTAATTGAATATGGAGTTGATTATCCAGCCAAACTTAAAAAATCCATTTGTTCCgatattcttctttttgtgcGTGTGTGCATTGGAAAACCCGTTACTGAAGCAAGTGGTACAGTACAGAATATGTACATGTTGATTCCAGAAgatgaaaatagaaaataaggGTTAAGAACACAGACAGGAAAGGGAAACAgaagaacaaaagaacaagtaaTAACAAAAATACTAAGAAGCCTGGCGGAGGTAGAGTTTGATGTTTGAGGGGGCCACAAGCTTAAGATTATGAGATTTTTTATGCAATCTATGCCTATACTCTCTGTATAGTCAAGGAGGTGAGAAAATGGTAAGGGGGCCCAGGCCATCTCAGGCCTGTGAATAGCTCCGCTCAATGCGGCAGTGGGAATGCTGAGAACAAAACTTCACAAACACAATTAGAAACTAACTAAAACGAAACTAGCAAACAaaggagaaaagagaaagaaaccaAGTGGGCAGCTAATGAATGCTCTAAAGGTGAGAAATTTAAATAGAAGAGACATAACCACAAACAGCTGGGATACAACTTCAAAAAGGGTTGCAGGAAACATTAATATCGCCAAAAGATGAAGATACGCACTGAGGGGGAAAAAGTTTACCAACTTTCAGGAAATGGGTTGATGAAATTGTTGTACTTTCCCCCGAAAACATTGCTTTATAAGGCAGCACATCAGCCTACCAACTAGAAAGATAGTGTGGATACAAGATTTAGTCAAACGTTCAAACTATCCAGacttttaaaactaaattgaAAGACGTACAATTCTTGTCCTCTGGTCCTCCTCTTGGTGGCTTGCTTAGGCAGGAAGTAAAATGGGTTGCTTTGCCATTAAGTAAAGTTGAATTTGCGAAGGATTCACTAGTGTAGtagtttggagtatttacacCTTCAGACAAGGTCCTGGGTTTGAGTCATAACATCCTTGTAGTGTATGTGAGTTCAATCGCCtctctcaataggaaaggtcctcAAAAAGTTAAAGTTGAATTTGTCAGCTCAGATACTATGCTTTGCAGCTTGCAATCGAATCGACCGTCTCTCTTTTGCAATTAAAG
This window encodes:
- the LOC18789915 gene encoding ABC transporter B family member 11 — translated: MAKENHANGNVIREQGTAASNGHSAVVEDSQNNPQDRSKSKEDGTKTVPYYKLFSFADSLDYLLMSVGTISAIGNGVCMPLMTIIFGDVINSFGGSGNNKDVVDAVSKVALKFVYLAVGAAAAAFLQMSCWMVTGERQAARIRSLYLKTILRQDVGFFDKEINTGEIVGRMSGDTVLIQEAMGEKVGTFIQLIATFVGGFVIAFIKGWLLTLVMLSSIPLLVLSGAFMGILISKMASSGQTAYSVAATVVEQTIGSIRTVASFTGEKQAITNYNNSLIKAYNSGVQEGLASGFGMGSVMLIMMCSYALAIWFGGKMILEKGYTGGEVINVVFAVLTGSMSLGQASPCLSAFAAGQAAAYKMFETIDRKPEIDASDTNGQQLHDIRGDIELRDVYFSYPARPDEQIFDGFSLSIPSGATAALVGESGSGKSTVISLIERFYDPLAGEVLIDGINLKEFQLKWIRQKIGLVSQEPVLFTCSIKDNIAYGKDGATTEEIRAAAELANAAKFIDKLPQGLDTMVGEHGTQLSGGQKQRVAIARAILKDPRILLLDEATSALDAESESIVQEALDRIMINRTTVVVAHRLSTVRNADTIAVIHRGTIVEKGPHSELIKDPEGAYSQLIMLQEMSSVSEQTAVNDHERLSSVDSRRHSSQRFSNLRSISRGSSGRENSNRHSFSISYGVPTAVDSLETASAGRHTPASASSRVSPEVSLRRLAYLNKPEIPVLLLGTIAAAVNGAILPIFAILISSVIKTFYEPPPQLRKDSKFWSLIFIVLGVATFIAMPARQYFFAVAGCKLIKRVRSMCYEKVVYMEVSWFDDPEHSSGAIGARLSADAASLRGVVGDALGLLVENSATAIAGLCIAFVANWQLAFIILVLMPLLGLTGYAQVKFLKGFSADAKKMYEDASQVANDAVGSIRTIASFCAEEKVIELYQKKCEGPIKTGIRRGLISGIGFGLSFFFLFSVYACSFYAGARLVAAGKTTFSDVFRVFFALAMTAIGVSQSGSLAPNLGKVKSSAASIFAILDRKSKIDSSDESGTTIENVKGEIELRHVSFKYPTRPDVPIFQDLCLTIHHGKTVALVGESGSGKSTVVSLLQRFYDPDSGHITLDGFEIQKLQLKWLRQQMGLVSQEPVLFNDTIRANIAYGKEGNATEAEIIAAAELANAHKFISSLQQGYDTIVGERGIQLSGGQKQRVAIARAIMKAPKILLLDEATSALDAESERVVQDALDRIMVDRTTIVVAHRLSTIKGADVIAVVKNGVIAEKGKHETLIGIKDGIYASLVALHASASS